The proteins below are encoded in one region of Conger conger chromosome 17, fConCon1.1, whole genome shotgun sequence:
- the eef1akmt1 gene encoding EEF1A lysine methyltransferase 1 — protein sequence MNDSDSDDDVPQLSASTLAALQEFYAETNEQVTPEQKFSLGAVEEDWRMSQFWYSDDTARRLAEEVVQAAGEGGRIACLSAPSVYQKLKQLDANTQVTLLEFDRRFSIYGDEFVFYDYSNPLCLPENMAPQSFDVVIADPPYLSHECLSKVALTTKFLTKGKVLLCTGAIMQEDAEKLLGLKMCSFLPKHTHNLANEFRCYVNYPSGLDS from the exons ATGAATGACAGCGACAGCGACGACGATGTACCCCAGCTGTCTGCATCCACCCTGGCGGCGCTACAGGAGTTCTACGCGGAGACTAACGAGCAAGTTACGCCAGAACAAAAGTTTTCTCTTGGGGCTGTAGAGGAGGACTGG CGCATGAGCCAGTTCTGGTACAGCGATGATACGGCAAGGCGGCTCGCGGAGGAGGTCGTACAAGCAGCCGGAGAAGGTGGCAG GATAGCGTGTCTGAGCGCTCCCAGCGTGTATCAGAAGCTGAAGCAGCTGGACGCCAACACGCAGGTGACGCTTCTGGAGTTCGACCGCCGCTTCTCCATCTACGGCGACGAGTTTGTCTTCTACGACTACAGCAACCCGCTGTGTCTCCCCGAGAACATGGCTCCTCAGAGCTTTGACGTCGTCATCGCTGACCCCCCGTACCTGTCACACGAGTGCCTCAGCAAGGTGGCTCTCACCACCAAGTTCCTGACCAAGGGGAAGGTGCTTCTGTGCACAG GTGCCATCATGCAGGAAGATGCAGAGAAGCTCCTGGGTCTGAAGATGTGCTCCTTtctccccaaacacacccatAACCTGGCCAACGAGTTCCGCTGCTACGTCAACTACCCATCCGGGCTCGACTCGTGA